The following are encoded in a window of Lichenicola cladoniae genomic DNA:
- a CDS encoding RidA family protein, which yields MSESYVERLAALGIVLPVAASPVANYVAVVRTGSLLVVSGQLPLVEGRLSANGKLGGGITVEVGAQAARQCMINVIAQLQAALGDLGKVRRVVRLGGFIACTPDFIQHATVMNGASDLAVAVFGDAGRHARSTIGVPSLPLDAPVEVEGLFEVEDC from the coding sequence ATGAGCGAGAGCTACGTCGAGCGGCTCGCAGCGCTCGGGATCGTTCTTCCGGTCGCCGCATCGCCGGTCGCGAATTATGTCGCTGTCGTGCGCACCGGGTCGCTGCTGGTGGTGTCGGGACAGCTGCCCCTGGTCGAAGGCAGGCTGAGCGCCAACGGCAAGCTCGGCGGCGGCATCACCGTCGAGGTCGGCGCACAGGCCGCCCGCCAGTGCATGATCAACGTGATCGCCCAGTTGCAGGCAGCACTCGGCGATCTCGGCAAGGTCAGGCGGGTGGTGCGGCTTGGCGGGTTCATCGCGTGCACGCCGGACTTCATCCAGCACGCCACGGTGATGAACGGCGCATCGGACCTGGCCGTCGCGGTGTTCGGCGATGCCGGCCGGCATGCGCGATCGACCATCGGCGTGCCCTCGCTGCCGCTCGATGCACCGGTCGAGGTGGAAGGCTTGTTCGAGGTGGAAGACTGTTAG
- a CDS encoding GNAT family N-acetyltransferase: protein MTDAAPSLSLSLHPTIASIDAAGWDACAGDDNPFVSHAFLSAVEESGSTGRRTGWLPQHAALRDQGGRLLAVAPMYAKSHSYGEYVFDHGWAQAFERAGGNYYPKLQVASPFSPVPGPRLLVRPDSGYPAAAMTVALGQALAQACEELSLSSVHVTFCQEDEYEALGEQGWLQRLGTQFHWENNGFTSFDDFLGALSSRKRKVLRRERRDANAAGLEFRTLRGAEITPKHWAAFYRFYQSTVDRKWGSAYLTERFFSLLSERLGDRVVLMLAEHDGKPVAGALNLMGRDALYGRNWGCEGDWPFLHFELCYYRAIDFAIEHGLKRVEAGAQGEHKIQRGYLPKPTYSAHWIAHPGLRDAVADYLVQERASRLEEMEELATLSPYRRGDGDG from the coding sequence ATGACCGACGCGGCGCCCTCCCTCTCCCTTTCGCTTCATCCGACGATCGCCTCGATCGACGCAGCCGGCTGGGATGCCTGCGCCGGCGACGATAATCCGTTCGTCAGCCACGCCTTCCTGTCCGCCGTCGAGGAAAGCGGTTCGACCGGGCGTCGTACCGGCTGGCTGCCGCAGCATGCCGCCCTGCGCGACCAGGGCGGGCGGTTGCTGGCGGTGGCGCCGATGTATGCGAAGTCGCATTCGTACGGCGAATACGTGTTCGACCATGGCTGGGCGCAGGCATTCGAGCGCGCCGGCGGCAACTACTATCCCAAGCTCCAGGTCGCCTCGCCCTTCAGCCCAGTGCCTGGTCCGCGCCTGCTGGTACGGCCTGATAGCGGCTACCCGGCGGCTGCGATGACGGTGGCACTCGGGCAGGCGCTCGCACAGGCCTGCGAGGAGCTGTCGCTATCGTCCGTGCACGTGACCTTCTGCCAGGAAGACGAATACGAGGCGCTCGGCGAACAGGGCTGGCTGCAGCGGCTGGGCACGCAGTTCCACTGGGAGAATAACGGGTTCACCAGTTTCGATGATTTCCTCGGCGCCCTCAGTTCACGCAAGCGCAAGGTGCTGCGACGCGAGCGACGCGATGCCAACGCAGCCGGGCTGGAATTCCGGACGCTGCGGGGCGCGGAGATCACGCCGAAGCACTGGGCGGCGTTCTACCGGTTCTACCAGTCAACGGTCGACCGCAAATGGGGCAGCGCCTACCTGACCGAACGGTTCTTTTCCCTGCTGTCGGAACGGCTCGGCGACCGGGTGGTGCTGATGCTCGCCGAGCATGACGGCAAGCCGGTGGCCGGGGCGCTCAACCTGATGGGGCGGGACGCGCTGTATGGGCGCAACTGGGGTTGCGAGGGCGACTGGCCGTTCCTGCATTTCGAACTCTGCTATTACCGCGCCATCGATTTCGCGATCGAGCACGGGCTGAAGCGGGTCGAGGCGGGCGCGCAGGGCGAACACAAGATCCAGCGCGGCTACCTGCCGAAGCCGACCTATTCGGCGCACTGGATCGCCCATCCCGGGTTGCGCGACGCGGTGGCCGACTACCTGGTGCAGGAACGGGCGTCACGGCTCGAGGAGATGGAAGAACTGGCGACATTGTCGCCATATCGCCGCGGAGACGGCGACGGCTGA
- a CDS encoding NADP-dependent isocitrate dehydrogenase has translation MAKIKVKEPVVELDGDEMTRIIWSFIKEKLILPYLDIDLKYYDLGIEYRDQTNDQVTIDSANAIKTYGVGVKCATITPDEARVTEFGLKKMWRSPNGTIRNILDGTIFREPIICSNVPRLVPHWTQPIVIGRHAYGDIYRAVETKIPGPGKVTLTYQPADGGAPLEMEVHDFKGPGVALGIHNTRHSIEGFARASFNYGLSRKLPVYLSTKNTILKAYDGMFKDVFQEVFDAEFKTQFDALGLTYEHRLIDDMVACAIKWSGGYVWACKNYDGDVQSDIVAQGFGSLGLMTSVLLAPDGNTVESEAAHGTVTRHFREHQKGRATSTNPIASVFAWTRGLVYRGRFDNTPDVTNFAETLEKVCIDTVEAGFMTKDLSILIGPDQKWLTTQDFLAKIDDNLKKASI, from the coding sequence ATGGCCAAGATCAAGGTGAAGGAACCCGTCGTAGAACTCGACGGCGACGAGATGACGCGCATCATCTGGAGCTTTATCAAGGAGAAGCTGATCCTCCCGTACCTCGATATCGACCTGAAATACTACGATCTGGGCATCGAATACCGTGACCAGACCAACGACCAGGTCACCATCGATTCGGCGAACGCGATCAAGACCTATGGCGTCGGCGTGAAGTGCGCGACCATTACCCCGGACGAAGCGCGGGTCACCGAATTCGGCCTGAAAAAGATGTGGCGCAGCCCGAACGGCACCATCCGCAACATCCTCGACGGGACAATCTTTCGCGAGCCGATCATCTGCTCGAACGTGCCGCGCCTGGTGCCGCACTGGACCCAGCCTATCGTCATCGGCCGTCACGCATACGGCGACATCTACCGCGCCGTCGAGACGAAGATTCCTGGTCCGGGCAAGGTGACGCTCACCTACCAGCCCGCCGACGGCGGCGCACCGCTCGAGATGGAAGTCCACGACTTCAAGGGACCGGGTGTCGCGCTCGGCATCCACAATACCAGGCACTCGATCGAGGGGTTCGCCCGCGCCAGCTTCAACTACGGTCTGTCGCGCAAGCTGCCGGTCTATCTCTCGACCAAGAACACGATCCTCAAGGCCTATGACGGGATGTTCAAGGACGTGTTCCAGGAGGTGTTCGACGCCGAGTTCAAGACGCAGTTCGACGCGCTCGGCCTGACCTACGAGCACCGGCTGATCGACGACATGGTCGCCTGCGCGATCAAGTGGTCGGGCGGCTACGTGTGGGCATGCAAGAACTACGACGGCGACGTGCAGAGCGACATCGTGGCGCAGGGCTTCGGCTCGCTCGGCCTGATGACCTCGGTGCTGCTCGCGCCGGACGGCAACACGGTCGAGTCCGAGGCCGCACATGGCACGGTGACCCGACATTTCCGCGAGCACCAGAAGGGCCGTGCGACCAGCACCAACCCGATCGCCTCGGTGTTCGCCTGGACCCGCGGCCTGGTCTATCGCGGCCGCTTCGACAACACCCCCGACGTCACCAACTTCGCGGAGACGCTGGAGAAGGTGTGCATCGACACGGTCGAGGCCGGCTTCATGACCAAGGACCTGTCGATCCTGATCGGCCCGGACCAGAAATGGCTCACCACCCAGGACTTCCTGGCCAAGATCGACGACAATCTGAAGAAAGCCTCGATCTGA
- the recA gene encoding recombinase RecA, giving the protein MDKSKALEGALTQIERAFGKGSIMRMGQRTNDNVDVVSSGSLGLDIALGIGGLPRGRVVEIYGPESSGKTTMALHAIAEAQKKGGTCAFIDAEHALDPGYARKLGVDIDSLLISQPDAGEQALEIADTLVRSGAIDVLVIDSVAALVPRAELDGDMGDNHMGLHARLMSQALRKLTGTVSRSNTMIIFLNQIRMKIGVMFGSPETTTGGNALKFYASVRLDIRRIGQIKERDEIVGNQTRVKVVKNKMAPPFRQVEFDIMYGEGVSKMGELIDLGVKANIVEKAGAWFSYDSTRIGQGRENSKQYLRDHPAMAEEIERRIREQSGVVANALIVAPEEHEAADA; this is encoded by the coding sequence ATGGACAAGAGCAAGGCGCTCGAAGGCGCTCTCACCCAGATCGAGAGGGCGTTCGGCAAAGGCTCCATCATGCGCATGGGCCAGCGCACCAACGACAACGTAGATGTGGTTTCGTCCGGATCGCTCGGGCTCGACATAGCGCTCGGCATCGGCGGCCTGCCGCGCGGCCGCGTGGTCGAGATCTACGGCCCGGAAAGCTCCGGCAAGACCACCATGGCGCTGCACGCGATCGCCGAGGCCCAGAAGAAGGGCGGCACCTGCGCCTTCATCGATGCCGAGCATGCGCTCGACCCCGGCTACGCCCGCAAGCTCGGCGTGGACATCGACAGCCTGCTGATCAGCCAGCCCGATGCCGGCGAGCAGGCACTGGAGATCGCCGACACGCTGGTGCGTTCCGGCGCGATCGACGTGCTGGTCATCGACAGCGTGGCGGCCCTGGTGCCGCGCGCCGAGCTCGATGGCGACATGGGCGACAATCACATGGGCCTGCATGCGCGGCTGATGAGCCAGGCGCTGCGCAAGCTGACCGGCACGGTCTCGCGGTCCAACACCATGATCATCTTCCTGAACCAGATCAGGATGAAGATCGGCGTGATGTTCGGCAGCCCGGAGACCACCACGGGCGGCAACGCGCTGAAGTTCTATGCGTCGGTGCGCCTCGACATCCGCCGCATCGGCCAGATCAAGGAACGCGACGAGATCGTCGGCAACCAGACTCGCGTGAAGGTGGTCAAGAACAAGATGGCGCCGCCGTTCAGGCAGGTCGAGTTCGACATCATGTATGGCGAGGGCGTCAGCAAGATGGGCGAGCTGATCGATCTCGGCGTCAAGGCGAACATCGTCGAGAAGGCCGGCGCCTGGTTCAGCTACGACAGCACCCGGATCGGCCAGGGCCGCGAGAACTCCAAGCAGTATCTCCGCGACCATCCGGCGATGGCCGAGGAAATCGAGAGGCGCATCCGCGAGCAGTCCGGCGTCGTCGCCAATGCGCTGATCGTGGCTCCCGAGGAGCACGAGGCAGCCGACGCCTGA
- a CDS encoding EscU/YscU/HrcU family type III secretion system export apparatus switch protein translates to MAASEKDDRTEGPSARRLETARGEGQVALSRELQSVTVIGCALLAMSMTGPARTTHFILGMQRLMSSVGQVDMSAGGTAVIREMLLLGVGLAAPVVLAAVGGVVGITLLQTGFLLRPAGLMPQLGRLSPAKGLMRIVGGDNLMETLKALVKLIAFALVLRHVLEGLWPVLLGSTAWDAGTLANRAAGVVMHALLMLLGVQAVIAGLDVGWVRYRHMSKLRMSKQELRDEQRESDGDPHVKARQRQIRRQRSKRRMMDAVSRATVVIVNPTHFAVALAYDQGGKGAPRIIAKGVDQIAARIRAIAEDNKVPLVANPPLARALYTVPLDQEIPQEHFQVVAGIIAYVWRLQRPPPGSRPIR, encoded by the coding sequence GTGGCCGCTTCGGAAAAGGACGACCGGACCGAGGGCCCGTCGGCGCGGCGCCTCGAGACTGCGCGCGGGGAGGGGCAGGTCGCCCTGTCCCGCGAGTTGCAGTCGGTGACGGTGATCGGTTGCGCGCTGCTGGCGATGTCGATGACCGGTCCGGCGCGGACCACGCATTTCATCCTGGGGATGCAGCGCCTGATGAGCAGCGTCGGGCAGGTCGACATGAGCGCCGGCGGCACGGCGGTCATCCGCGAGATGCTGTTGCTCGGTGTCGGCCTCGCGGCGCCGGTCGTTCTTGCGGCGGTCGGCGGCGTGGTGGGGATCACGCTGCTGCAGACCGGGTTCCTGCTCCGTCCGGCCGGGCTGATGCCGCAACTCGGCCGGTTGAGCCCGGCCAAAGGGCTGATGCGGATCGTCGGCGGCGACAATCTGATGGAGACGCTGAAGGCGCTGGTCAAGCTGATCGCGTTCGCGCTCGTGCTGCGTCACGTCCTCGAAGGATTATGGCCCGTGCTCCTGGGCTCGACCGCCTGGGACGCCGGAACGCTGGCGAACCGTGCCGCCGGGGTGGTGATGCATGCGCTGCTAATGTTGCTGGGGGTGCAGGCGGTCATCGCCGGGCTGGACGTGGGCTGGGTGCGCTACCGGCACATGTCGAAGCTGCGCATGAGCAAGCAGGAACTGCGCGACGAGCAGCGCGAAAGCGACGGCGACCCGCACGTGAAGGCCCGCCAGCGCCAGATACGCCGGCAGCGTTCGAAGCGGCGCATGATGGATGCGGTGTCCCGGGCAACGGTGGTGATCGTCAACCCGACCCATTTCGCGGTGGCGCTCGCCTACGACCAGGGTGGCAAGGGTGCTCCGAGGATCATCGCCAAGGGCGTGGACCAGATCGCGGCCCGGATTCGCGCCATCGCCGAGGACAACAAGGTGCCGCTGGTCGCGAATCCGCCGCTGGCCCGGGCGCTCTACACCGTGCCGCTCGACCAGGAGATCCCGCAGGAACATTTCCAGGTGGTCGCCGGGATCATCGCCTATGTCTGGCGGCTGCAGCGTCCGCCGCCCGGCTCGCGGCCGATCCGGTGA
- a CDS encoding flagellar biosynthetic protein FliR, with translation MTDDLLLASLPDWAFGFAIVLSRVSAAIMVLPGFGESDAPMMVRAGLALAITGLILPGVETLIPHVGEQPLRILALVGGELLVGLLIGWLARLMALALPIAGQIAAVQIGLSSVLQPDPELGSQTSGTSRLLALAGPVLILSSGLYALPLGALAGSYRLFPPGTLLPVGDAAQSVARATEACFAMSLQLAAPLVIAGLVWQVMLGLLARLVPSLQVYSLALPGQVLGGLLVFGLVLQRMLEGWLSSVSTSFASLPGL, from the coding sequence ATGACCGATGACCTGCTGCTCGCCTCCCTGCCGGACTGGGCGTTCGGCTTCGCGATCGTGCTATCGCGGGTCAGTGCGGCGATCATGGTCCTGCCGGGTTTCGGTGAGAGCGACGCGCCGATGATGGTGCGCGCCGGGCTCGCCTTGGCGATCACCGGGCTGATCCTGCCCGGTGTCGAAACGCTGATCCCGCATGTCGGCGAACAGCCGTTGCGGATATTGGCATTGGTCGGCGGCGAGTTGCTGGTCGGCCTGCTGATCGGCTGGCTGGCGAGGTTGATGGCGCTGGCCCTGCCGATCGCCGGCCAGATCGCGGCGGTGCAGATCGGCCTGTCCAGCGTGTTGCAGCCGGATCCCGAGCTCGGGTCGCAGACCAGCGGCACCAGCCGGCTGCTGGCACTGGCCGGTCCCGTGCTGATCCTGTCCTCGGGTCTGTATGCCTTGCCGCTCGGCGCCCTGGCCGGCAGCTACCGGCTGTTTCCGCCCGGCACCCTGCTGCCAGTGGGCGATGCGGCGCAGAGCGTGGCCCGGGCGACGGAAGCCTGCTTCGCAATGTCGTTGCAGCTGGCAGCACCTTTGGTGATTGCCGGGCTGGTCTGGCAGGTGATGCTCGGCCTGCTGGCACGGCTGGTTCCGTCGCTGCAGGTCTATTCGCTGGCACTGCCAGGACAGGTGCTCGGCGGGCTGCTGGTATTCGGGCTGGTGCTGCAGCGGATGCTGGAAGGATGGCTTTCCAGCGTCTCGACCAGCTTCGCCTCGCTTCCCGGGCTCTGA
- a CDS encoding flagellar biosynthetic protein FliQ, with amino-acid sequence MQEGDVGLILRDMFMVVLKLSAPALVAALVVGLVISLIQAVTQLNESTLAFVPKLLALGVALTIAGPFMFVTLTDYTHLLFDRLIASGGQ; translated from the coding sequence ATGCAGGAAGGTGACGTCGGGTTGATCCTGCGTGACATGTTCATGGTGGTGCTCAAGCTGTCCGCGCCGGCGCTCGTCGCGGCGCTGGTGGTCGGGCTGGTCATTTCGCTGATCCAGGCTGTCACCCAGCTCAATGAATCGACGCTGGCGTTCGTGCCCAAGCTGCTGGCGCTCGGGGTCGCGCTGACCATCGCCGGTCCGTTCATGTTCGTGACGCTGACCGACTACACGCATTTGCTGTTCGACCGGCTGATCGCGTCCGGTGGCCAATAA
- the fliE gene encoding flagellar hook-basal body complex protein FliE, with protein MSDGRLLVAPSTAANAYARMQSQSGTDSVADAADGSGFGDTLAKALQGVVQTGHAADAAAAKGISGEGNLTDVVMAVSRAQMALQSTTAIRDRVVQAYQDIMKMSI; from the coding sequence ATGAGCGATGGCCGGCTTCTGGTGGCACCGTCGACGGCGGCAAATGCCTATGCGCGGATGCAGTCGCAGTCCGGCACCGATAGTGTCGCCGATGCAGCCGACGGCAGCGGCTTCGGCGATACGCTGGCGAAGGCGCTGCAGGGCGTGGTGCAGACCGGCCACGCAGCGGATGCCGCGGCGGCCAAGGGTATTTCCGGTGAGGGCAACCTGACCGACGTGGTGATGGCCGTGTCCCGCGCCCAGATGGCGCTGCAATCCACCACCGCGATCCGCGATCGTGTGGTGCAGGCGTACCAGGACATCATGAAGATGTCGATCTGA
- the flgC gene encoding flagellar basal body rod protein FlgC, whose protein sequence is MDLSNAMDISASGMDAQSLRLRVIAENLANVDTTGSTPGADPYRRKTVTFGETMDRQSGQSEVSVKEIGHDMAAFTTRYDPSHPAADASGYVKTPNVSSFVELMDMREAERSYSANLNVMQATRSMMTRAIDLLK, encoded by the coding sequence ATGGACCTCTCGAACGCGATGGATATCTCTGCGTCCGGGATGGATGCACAGAGCCTGCGCCTGCGGGTGATCGCCGAAAACCTGGCCAACGTCGACACCACCGGATCGACCCCCGGCGCGGACCCGTATCGTCGCAAGACCGTCACCTTCGGCGAGACGATGGATCGCCAATCCGGCCAGTCCGAAGTCAGCGTCAAGGAGATCGGCCACGACATGGCCGCGTTCACCACGCGCTACGATCCGTCGCACCCGGCCGCGGACGCCAGCGGCTACGTCAAGACACCGAACGTCAGCAGTTTCGTCGAGCTCATGGACATGCGCGAGGCCGAGCGTTCCTACAGTGCCAATCTCAATGTCATGCAGGCGACGCGCTCGATGATGACCCGCGCGATCGATCTGCTCAAATGA
- a CDS encoding flagellar basal body rod protein FlgB, protein MGAGQTDLLGLAANRLDWLDDRQRVLARNIANSDTPGFVPRDETSFSKSLANIQVAPVQTNPMHLAGTVDTASSVETRPHQRSIDGNAVALDEQMTKVADTETQQRLVTNLYGKYMSMYATALGKG, encoded by the coding sequence ATGGGCGCGGGTCAGACTGATCTCTTGGGTTTGGCGGCCAACCGGCTCGACTGGCTGGATGATCGGCAACGCGTGCTTGCCCGCAACATCGCAAACTCAGACACGCCGGGTTTTGTCCCGAGGGACGAGACCTCGTTCAGCAAGAGCCTCGCCAATATCCAGGTGGCGCCGGTACAAACCAATCCGATGCACTTGGCCGGAACGGTCGACACCGCCAGCAGCGTCGAGACGCGTCCGCACCAGCGCTCGATCGACGGCAACGCGGTTGCGCTGGACGAGCAGATGACCAAGGTCGCCGACACCGAAACGCAGCAGCGCCTGGTGACCAACCTGTATGGCAAATACATGAGCATGTATGCCACGGCGCTCGGAAAAGGCTGA
- a CDS encoding flagellar biosynthetic protein FliO, which translates to MNDLLSATGALALVIGLIVLLRFGSRFVQSRRPHDASIQLRLTGQLALDGRRRLQLVQCGSGEVLLLTGGVTDIMLPWPHAAGPSA; encoded by the coding sequence ATGAACGACCTGTTGAGCGCCACCGGTGCGCTCGCCCTGGTGATCGGGCTGATCGTGCTGCTGCGGTTCGGCAGCCGGTTCGTGCAGTCGCGGCGTCCGCACGACGCGTCGATCCAGCTCCGGCTCACCGGGCAGCTTGCCCTCGATGGCCGCCGGCGGCTGCAACTGGTCCAGTGCGGGTCCGGGGAGGTGCTGCTGCTGACCGGAGGCGTCACCGACATCATGCTGCCCTGGCCGCACGCGGCGGGACCGTCGGCATGA
- the fliP gene encoding flagellar type III secretion system pore protein FliP (The bacterial flagellar biogenesis protein FliP forms a type III secretion system (T3SS)-type pore required for flagellar assembly.): protein MTHRRIVQAILLALALCVAPELAHAQAVSIDLGHAGEAGATGRLVQITALITLLSLAPSLMVMVTAFTRIVIVLSLLRSALGAQGTPPNTVLVGLALFLTFFVMQPVLLQSWTNGIVPLMDGRMAELDGLKAAAEPFRHFMLANARPPDLRLFMDIAKLPPPATAADTPWRTLVPAFMIGELRRGFEMGFLLYLPFLIIDIVVSSVLMSLGMMMLPPSSISLPFKLIFFVLIDGWHMVAGSLVQSFAPG, encoded by the coding sequence ATGACGCACCGTCGCATCGTGCAGGCGATCCTGCTGGCGCTGGCACTCTGCGTGGCGCCGGAGCTCGCCCACGCCCAGGCGGTGAGCATCGACCTGGGTCACGCCGGCGAGGCGGGCGCCACCGGCCGGCTGGTGCAGATCACCGCGCTGATCACGCTGCTGTCGCTGGCACCGAGCCTGATGGTGATGGTGACGGCCTTCACCCGGATCGTGATCGTGCTGTCGCTGTTGCGCAGTGCGCTCGGCGCGCAGGGAACGCCGCCGAACACGGTGCTGGTGGGGCTCGCACTGTTCCTGACCTTCTTCGTGATGCAGCCGGTGCTGCTGCAATCCTGGACCAACGGTATCGTGCCGTTGATGGACGGGCGCATGGCCGAGCTCGATGGGCTGAAGGCGGCAGCGGAGCCGTTCCGCCATTTCATGCTGGCCAATGCCAGGCCGCCGGACCTGCGCCTGTTCATGGATATCGCCAAGTTGCCCCCGCCCGCCACCGCCGCAGATACGCCGTGGCGCACGCTGGTGCCCGCCTTCATGATCGGCGAGCTGCGACGAGGGTTCGAGATGGGGTTCCTGCTCTATCTGCCGTTCCTGATCATCGACATCGTGGTGTCGAGCGTGCTGATGAGCCTCGGCATGATGATGCTGCCGCCGAGTTCGATCTCGCTGCCGTTCAAGCTCATATTCTTCGTGCTGATCGATGGCTGGCACATGGTCGCCGGCAGCCTGGTGCAGAGCTTCGCGCCGGGGTGA
- a CDS encoding CYTH and CHAD domain-containing protein produces MPDELPALVQGSQTLRLQTSPDFLTSLQQAPIILNHTRNAGVVRRIDSTYYDTSENMLFENGISLSVQKRGKNFVQRLLKQEPRQSLARPATLEVSIDTGTPDIVRFANDKITWLSPTLADSLPDLTLLPRFATRIRRRIRRLEFSGAVVDLLLDDGIIIAGDRREPLTELQLVLQSGDEGVLYEIGMRLLETVPLRIATTEIVTRGYFLASDTVPAAEKAAASAVTPGSTVDELIACVFGAAQAHLHANQMVAFDGRSVDGVHQMRVALRRIRSVLSMLKQVLPSATMINLAREAKWAADELGQARAWDVFLTTTLDGPLRLTGGHADFDGLRRVAEAPRLEAYAAARAMISSDRYGRFQMSLCQWVARRGWRNDADSDGLGTLAQPAPILAARILTRLHGKALKQGRRFRALSSDERHDLRITLKKLRYASEFFHPLFDTAMQSRRHAQCLSRLQDRLGLDQDAATTQPLLDDLAARTRSPDVHRALGAVAGWLAFQSTANGGRLAKQWRHYRTMQRYWS; encoded by the coding sequence ATGCCGGACGAACTTCCGGCTTTGGTCCAGGGCAGCCAGACGCTCCGGCTACAGACATCACCAGACTTCCTGACGTCGCTGCAGCAGGCACCGATCATCCTCAACCACACGCGCAACGCAGGTGTCGTCCGCCGCATCGACTCCACGTATTATGACACGTCCGAAAATATGCTGTTCGAGAACGGCATCTCTCTCAGCGTGCAGAAACGCGGCAAGAATTTCGTGCAGCGGCTGCTGAAACAAGAACCTCGACAGAGCCTGGCCCGTCCGGCGACGCTTGAAGTTTCCATCGATACGGGAACTCCCGATATTGTTCGTTTTGCAAACGACAAGATCACGTGGCTATCGCCGACCCTTGCCGACAGCCTGCCGGACCTGACGCTGCTCCCGAGGTTTGCAACCCGGATCAGGCGTCGGATCAGGCGCCTGGAGTTTTCGGGCGCGGTGGTCGATCTTTTGCTCGATGACGGGATCATCATCGCCGGCGATCGTCGTGAACCTCTGACCGAACTCCAGCTTGTGCTCCAGTCAGGCGACGAGGGCGTTCTCTACGAGATCGGCATGCGCCTTCTCGAGACGGTACCGTTACGGATCGCCACGACGGAAATCGTGACCCGTGGCTACTTCCTTGCCTCCGATACCGTTCCTGCGGCGGAGAAGGCAGCCGCATCCGCAGTGACGCCCGGGTCGACGGTCGATGAGCTGATCGCCTGCGTGTTCGGGGCAGCCCAGGCGCATCTGCATGCCAACCAGATGGTGGCCTTCGACGGACGCAGCGTGGATGGCGTGCACCAGATGCGGGTGGCCCTGCGACGCATACGGTCTGTCCTCTCGATGTTGAAACAGGTGCTGCCGTCGGCGACGATGATCAACCTCGCCCGCGAGGCGAAATGGGCGGCCGACGAACTGGGACAGGCGCGGGCATGGGACGTCTTCCTGACGACCACGCTCGATGGGCCGCTCCGGTTGACCGGAGGCCATGCCGACTTCGACGGGTTGCGCCGGGTTGCCGAAGCGCCGCGGCTCGAGGCTTATGCGGCGGCTCGCGCGATGATCTCGTCGGACCGGTATGGTCGGTTCCAGATGTCGCTATGCCAGTGGGTTGCGCGGCGTGGGTGGCGAAACGATGCGGACAGCGACGGCCTCGGGACGCTCGCCCAGCCGGCGCCGATCCTTGCGGCACGGATCCTGACGCGCCTGCACGGCAAGGCGTTGAAGCAGGGGCGGCGGTTCAGGGCCCTGTCCAGTGACGAGCGACACGATCTCAGGATCACTCTGAAAAAGCTGCGCTACGCGTCGGAGTTTTTTCATCCGCTGTTCGATACCGCAATGCAGTCGCGACGACATGCACAATGCCTGTCCAGGCTGCAGGATAGGCTTGGTCTCGACCAGGATGCTGCGACGACGCAGCCATTGCTCGACGATCTGGCGGCTCGAACCCGGTCTCCGGATGTGCACCGGGCTCTCGGCGCGGTCGCGGGCTGGCTGGCGTTCCAGTCGACCGCAAATGGCGGCAGGTTGGCAAAACAGTGGCGCCACTATCGCACGATGCAGCGCTACTGGAGCTAG